A single region of the Streptomyces sp. NBC_00236 genome encodes:
- a CDS encoding FecCD family ABC transporter permease, which produces MRTGPGLRRISGIREGLLWTGGLLLLALSVAVAVTIGPARISVADVWSAVASHLGAGESRLSPIRDGIIWNLRMPRTLLAAVCGAGLAVCGTVMQSLLRNPLADPFVLGVSSGASTGAVVVVVLGVGGGAVSLSAGAFIGALCSFALVMLLSHTLGGSTDRVVLSGVAAMQLFSALTSFVVMTAADAEQTRGVLFWLLGSLGGVGWSDVWICSAVLGVTLLICLGHARTLDAFAFGQDAAATLGVHVGRTRIVLLCTTALLTAALVSSAGAIGFVGLVLPHAARALTGSGHRRLLPVTALAGAVFLVWVDTLARTVLDPQEVPVGVVTALIGVPAFVLVLHRTRRTP; this is translated from the coding sequence GTGCGCACCGGGCCCGGCCTCCGGCGCATCAGCGGTATCCGCGAAGGGCTCCTGTGGACCGGCGGGCTCCTGCTGCTCGCCCTGTCGGTGGCCGTCGCCGTCACCATCGGCCCGGCCCGGATCTCCGTCGCCGACGTCTGGTCCGCGGTCGCCTCCCACCTCGGCGCGGGCGAGTCGCGGCTCAGCCCGATCCGCGACGGCATCATCTGGAACCTGCGCATGCCGCGCACCCTGCTCGCCGCCGTCTGCGGCGCGGGGCTCGCGGTCTGCGGCACCGTCATGCAGTCGCTGCTGCGCAACCCGCTTGCCGACCCGTTCGTCCTCGGGGTCTCCTCCGGAGCCTCGACCGGCGCCGTCGTCGTGGTCGTCCTCGGGGTCGGCGGGGGAGCGGTCTCCCTGTCGGCCGGCGCGTTCATCGGGGCGCTGTGCTCCTTCGCCCTGGTCATGCTGCTCAGCCATACCCTCGGCGGCAGCACCGACCGGGTCGTCCTGTCCGGGGTCGCGGCCATGCAGCTCTTCTCCGCGCTCACCTCCTTCGTCGTGATGACCGCCGCCGACGCCGAGCAGACCCGCGGCGTCCTGTTTTGGCTGCTGGGCTCGCTCGGGGGCGTCGGCTGGAGCGATGTGTGGATCTGCTCCGCCGTGCTCGGCGTGACGCTGCTGATCTGCCTCGGCCACGCCCGTACGCTCGACGCCTTCGCCTTCGGCCAGGACGCGGCGGCCACGCTCGGCGTCCACGTCGGCCGTACCCGGATCGTCCTGCTGTGCACCACCGCACTGCTGACCGCCGCTCTGGTGAGCTCGGCCGGTGCTATCGGGTTCGTCGGGCTGGTGCTGCCGCACGCGGCCCGGGCGCTCACCGGCTCCGGGCACCGCAGACTGCTGCCTGTCACCGCACTCGCCGGGGCCGTGTTCCTGGTCTGGGTCGACACCCTCGCCCGGACCGTCCTCGATCCGCAGGAGGTACCGGTGGGAGTCGTCACCGCACTCATCGGGGTCCCCGCCTTCGTGCTGGTCCTCCACCGCACCCGGCGGACCCCGTGA
- a CDS encoding PRC and DUF2382 domain-containing protein, whose product MGAADGFTDSGELDGLTVYDTEGEKIGNVGRVYVDDNTGRPDWITVKTGLFGMKESFVPLAGARRVGSDLHISHPKDRVKEAPRVDADAHLSVSEEEELYRHYGLSRNTKANLGDRAGAAGTTSADAPTTTGTGTMGAAGAGAAAGAGAGAMGAAGTGRTTDKTTSAGMAGAGTGTGRHRDTETSGTSRPLVGAGAGAERSSADLSGKEELIRSEEQLHIGTEEYESGKARLHKYVVTENVTRTVPVTHEEVRVIREPLRPGDKAAGRSDITEQDVEVTLHAERATMRKETVPVERVRMETKKVTEQKEVSAELRKEQIDYADGTSKSGKDTGGKDMGGEFGQGRRR is encoded by the coding sequence ATGGGAGCCGCTGACGGTTTCACGGATTCCGGAGAGCTCGACGGCCTGACGGTGTACGACACCGAGGGCGAGAAGATCGGCAACGTGGGGCGGGTGTATGTCGACGACAACACCGGCCGACCGGACTGGATCACGGTGAAGACCGGCCTGTTCGGTATGAAGGAGAGTTTCGTGCCTCTCGCCGGAGCCCGTCGCGTGGGCTCCGACCTGCACATCTCGCATCCGAAGGACCGGGTGAAGGAAGCCCCCCGGGTGGACGCGGACGCCCATCTGTCCGTCTCCGAGGAGGAAGAGCTCTACCGGCACTACGGCCTGAGCCGGAATACCAAGGCCAACCTCGGCGACCGCGCCGGGGCCGCCGGCACCACGAGCGCCGACGCACCGACCACGACCGGCACGGGCACCATGGGCGCGGCCGGGGCCGGTGCCGCAGCAGGGGCCGGGGCCGGGGCCATGGGTGCCGCGGGCACGGGCCGCACGACCGACAAGACCACGTCGGCCGGCATGGCCGGTGCGGGCACCGGGACCGGCAGGCACCGCGACACCGAAACCTCGGGCACGTCCCGTCCGCTGGTCGGAGCCGGTGCGGGAGCCGAACGCTCCAGCGCCGACCTCAGCGGCAAGGAGGAACTGATCCGCTCCGAGGAACAGCTGCACATCGGCACCGAGGAGTACGAGAGCGGCAAGGCCCGTCTCCACAAGTACGTCGTCACCGAGAACGTCACCAGGACCGTGCCCGTCACGCACGAAGAGGTGCGCGTGATCCGTGAACCGCTCCGTCCGGGCGACAAGGCCGCCGGCCGGTCCGACATCACCGAGCAGGACGTGGAGGTCACCCTGCACGCCGAACGCGCCACGATGCGCAAGGAGACCGTGCCGGTCGAGCGGGTGCGGATGGAAACGAAGAAGGTGACCGAGCAGAAGGAAGTCTCCGCCGAGCTGCGCAAGGAGCAGATCGACTACGCGGACGGCACCAGCAAGAGCGGCAAGGACACGGGTGGCAAGGACATGGGCGGCGAGTTCGGTCAGGGACGGCGCCGCTGA
- a CDS encoding IclR family transcriptional regulator, with translation MAERGTDTTTPAPAGQQAPAVLQTVDRALLVLLTFTEQRPEWGVSELARHHGWDKAVVQRLLTTLSARGFLLCDDNSRRYRPGPALSRLARVSEHSGVLSSISRPILARLLRETGESIVLNVPHGGSYRCEAAVDGTGPVRYTAIIGAVMPGHAGASGHTIFAYHPEREIRQMFGATGLTRFNDRTITDLDALLACYAQVRADGYCISHGEYDEAVTAVSAPVFQGDGVPASLTVIGPSHRVDRAAETLVTLVRAGAAEITAALGG, from the coding sequence ATGGCTGAGCGCGGCACGGACACCACCACTCCGGCACCGGCCGGACAGCAGGCCCCCGCCGTGCTGCAGACCGTGGACCGGGCCCTGCTCGTGCTGCTCACGTTCACCGAGCAGCGTCCGGAATGGGGCGTCAGCGAACTGGCCCGCCACCACGGCTGGGACAAGGCCGTCGTGCAGCGCCTGCTCACCACCCTGAGCGCGCGCGGCTTCCTGCTCTGCGACGACAACAGCCGCCGCTACCGCCCGGGTCCGGCCCTCTCCCGGCTGGCCAGGGTCAGCGAGCACAGCGGCGTGCTGTCCTCGATCTCCCGCCCGATACTCGCCCGGCTGCTCCGCGAGACCGGCGAGAGCATCGTCCTCAACGTCCCGCACGGCGGCAGCTACCGCTGCGAGGCCGCCGTCGACGGCACCGGGCCCGTCCGCTACACCGCGATCATCGGCGCGGTCATGCCCGGCCACGCCGGGGCGTCCGGGCACACGATCTTCGCGTACCACCCCGAACGCGAGATCCGGCAGATGTTCGGCGCCACCGGACTGACGCGCTTCAACGACCGCACGATCACGGACCTGGACGCGCTCCTCGCCTGCTACGCGCAGGTCCGCGCCGATGGCTACTGCATCAGTCACGGCGAGTACGACGAAGCGGTGACCGCGGTCTCCGCCCCCGTCTTCCAGGGGGACGGCGTCCCCGCCTCCCTGACCGTCATCGGCCCGTCCCACCGCGTGGACCGGGCCGCCGAAACCCTCGTGACGCTGGTACGCGCCGGAGCGGCGGAGATCACCGCCGCCCTCGGCGGCTGA
- a CDS encoding ABC transporter substrate-binding protein → MPRTAGPARSAALLTAALILLTACGGGLDSTTAKSGHAEGYPVTLKNCGRTVTVDAAPERAVPVDQGSTEILLSLGLADRLAATATWTDPVLKGLEKANAGVPRISDNRPSSEKVLDQEPDFVSASFESTLAKGGVAPREQFEKLGVPTYVSPADCTAKDNSKDGDGVRTGALTMDSVYAEVRDLAEVFGVPERGEKLVAGLRARVRKATSGIDASGASLLYWFANSEAPYLAGCCGAPGIITRELGAENAFDDTHEEWPQINWETVADRDPDVLVIGDLTRKSQTAESAAKKIAFLESDPVTKNMDAVRHKRYVLLSGQAMNPTIRTVEGVERVAAGLRTFGLAG, encoded by the coding sequence GTGCCGCGCACAGCCGGCCCCGCCCGCTCCGCCGCCCTGCTCACCGCCGCCCTGATCCTGCTGACGGCCTGCGGCGGCGGCCTGGACAGCACAACCGCCAAGTCCGGCCACGCCGAGGGCTATCCGGTCACGCTGAAGAACTGCGGACGGACCGTCACCGTGGACGCGGCGCCGGAGCGCGCCGTACCGGTCGACCAGGGATCGACCGAGATCCTGCTCTCGCTCGGTCTCGCCGACCGGCTGGCCGCCACGGCCACCTGGACCGATCCGGTGCTCAAGGGCCTGGAGAAGGCCAACGCGGGCGTCCCGAGGATCTCCGACAACCGCCCCTCGTCGGAGAAGGTCCTGGACCAGGAGCCCGACTTCGTCAGCGCCTCCTTCGAGTCGACGCTCGCCAAGGGCGGTGTCGCCCCCCGCGAGCAGTTCGAGAAGCTCGGCGTCCCCACCTACGTCTCGCCCGCCGACTGCACCGCCAAGGACAACAGCAAGGACGGCGACGGCGTCCGCACCGGCGCCCTGACCATGGACAGCGTCTACGCCGAAGTGCGCGACCTGGCCGAGGTGTTCGGCGTTCCCGAGCGCGGCGAGAAGCTCGTCGCCGGGCTGCGCGCGCGGGTACGGAAGGCGACGAGCGGCATCGACGCCTCCGGCGCCTCGCTGCTGTACTGGTTCGCCAACTCCGAGGCCCCGTACCTGGCCGGCTGCTGTGGTGCGCCCGGCATCATCACCCGGGAACTCGGCGCGGAGAACGCCTTCGACGACACCCACGAGGAATGGCCGCAGATCAACTGGGAGACGGTCGCCGACCGCGACCCCGACGTGCTGGTCATCGGCGATCTGACCCGCAAGTCGCAGACCGCAGAGAGCGCCGCGAAGAAGATCGCCTTCCTGGAGTCCGACCCCGTCACGAAGAACATGGACGCCGTCCGGCACAAGCGCTATGTGCTGCTCAGCGGCCAGGCGATGAACCCGACCATCCGGACCGTCGAGGGCGTGGAGCGCGTGGCCGCCGGCCTGCGCACCTTCGGGCTCGCGGGGTGA
- a CDS encoding ABC transporter ATP-binding protein — protein MTRALGGLRADRVSREAGGRLILDGVSLAPPPGATIGLIGPNGSGKSTLLRILAGVLAPDAGLVTLDDDPLNEVGRRTVARRVAVVDQHAVTQVELSVVDVVRLGRIPHRRAWSAPSEADERAVREALERTGLAERRDQSWHTLSGGERQRVQIARALAQRPRELLLDEPTNHLDIQHQLELLTLVTSLPLTAVVALHDLNLAAMFCDRIVVLDGGKAVAGGTPAEVITEGLIAEVYRVRAVVTPDGPQGRPSVRFRPGRA, from the coding sequence GTGACCCGGGCCCTCGGCGGCCTGCGGGCCGACCGGGTCAGCCGGGAGGCGGGCGGCCGCCTCATCCTGGACGGCGTCTCGCTCGCTCCGCCGCCCGGCGCCACCATCGGGCTGATCGGCCCGAACGGCTCCGGGAAGTCCACCCTGCTGCGGATCCTGGCCGGAGTCCTCGCTCCGGACGCGGGACTGGTCACTCTCGACGACGACCCGCTGAACGAGGTCGGCCGCCGCACCGTGGCCCGGCGCGTCGCAGTGGTCGACCAGCACGCCGTGACCCAGGTCGAGCTCAGCGTCGTGGACGTCGTACGCCTGGGCCGCATCCCGCACCGCCGCGCCTGGTCGGCGCCGTCGGAGGCCGACGAGAGGGCGGTGCGGGAGGCCCTGGAGCGGACCGGTCTCGCGGAACGCCGCGACCAGTCCTGGCACACACTCTCCGGCGGTGAACGCCAGCGCGTCCAGATCGCCCGGGCGCTCGCCCAGCGGCCGCGCGAACTGCTCCTGGACGAACCGACCAACCACCTGGACATCCAGCACCAGCTCGAACTGCTGACCCTGGTCACGTCGTTGCCGCTGACCGCCGTCGTCGCCCTGCACGATCTCAATCTGGCCGCGATGTTCTGCGACCGGATCGTGGTGCTGGACGGGGGAAAGGCCGTCGCGGGCGGCACTCCGGCGGAAGTGATCACGGAGGGGCTCATCGCCGAGGTCTACCGGGTGCGGGCCGTCGTGACACCGGACGGCCCGCAGGGGAGGCCCTCGGTGCGCTTTCGTCCGGGGCGGGCCTGA